A window of Chlorobium phaeobacteroides DSM 266 genomic DNA:
CTACGACAAAATGTGGTATGTATTTGACGATCATGCCGATGGCGTGATAGAGCTCTTCAAACCCATCTGTTTTAAGTGCGACAACGTTTTTTGCCCACAAGATCAGCTCCTCTTGCTGATCTGAAGGCAACTTGCCCAGCACATCAGGTACCGGCATATTGGTCCATGCCAGCGATTTTTGCAGTTCACTCATATTGTTTTTTTCTTTTCCGGTTTCTCCTGTCTGGTTCACCGGAAATCTTTGTTTGGGGGTGTTTGCAGTTGCAGTTTATCAAAAAAAACGGGAATAGAAAATAAAAGAACAGAAGTGAGTCGTCGTGTTCGGGAGTTATCAGAAACGACTGTGCATTTATTTGGAGCTTTGCTTTTCAAGTCATAGCAGCAAAACCCGATGTAATGGCTATATTAAAGTTTTTGCATGATAACAGGGGCAGCTCAATAATTTTTCGGCAAAATGGCATAACAAGCCAGGAGAGATGTCCAATATAAGGAACGGTGAACAGGTATGGTGCTTTTAACGGTTGAAGGACTTCAGAAAAAGTATGGTCTGAAGCATTTGTTTGAGGATGTTTCGTTTGGAATTGATGATCGTGACAAGATCGGTCTTATCGGTGCGAACGGGAGCGGGAAGAGTACGCTTCTGAAAATTCTTGCAGGGGTTGAAACGCCTGACAAGGGCAAGGTTATGGTGGCAAACCAGAAGAGGATCGCCTATCTGCCCCAGGATTCTCCCTATAATCCTGAGGATACCGTGCTGGAAGCAATTCTGAAGTCGAGCGACAAGGTCATGGATCTTATCTATCAATATGAGCTGGTCTGCAAGGAGCTGGAAACAAACCATGATGATCCGCTGATCGAGCGGATGAGTCAGCTTTCACATGAACTCGATGTAACGGGCGCATGGGAACTGGAGTCGAATGCCAGTACCGTACTTGGCAAACTTGGCCTGTACGATCTTGATGCAGTCATGGGAACTCTTTCCGGAGGTCAGCGTAAACGGGTTGCTCTGGCTCATGCTCTTGTTGTTCCGAGCGACGGTCTCATTCTTGATGAACCGACCAACCATCTTGACGCCGACAGCGTTGAGTGGCTTGAACAGTATATAAGGCGCTATCAGGGTGCTGTTCTGTTAATTACGCATGATCGTTATTTTCTTGACCGTGTGGCAACGCGCATGATCGAACTGGATGGACGGACGGCAGTAACCTATACCGGCGGCTATTCGAGTTATCTGCAGCAGAAAGCTGAACAGGAAGAACAGGCGATCAGGGATGACCGCAAGCGCCAGGCTCTTGTCCGTCAGGAACTTGACTGGATGAGGGGCGGATGCAAGGCTCGGACGACAAAACAGAAAGCGAGAATGCTTCGCGCGGAGAGTCTGGTTTATGCTCCGAAAAAGGAGAAGACGAAGGAGCTTGAGATCGGGTTTGGTGCAGGACGGCTGGGCGACAAAATCATTGAGTTTCACGAAGTTTCAAAATCCTATGACGAGAAACTGCTCCTGCGGTCGTTTGAGTACCAGTTGCAGAAAGGAGATCGTATCGGTATTATCGGGCCGAACGGTTCGGGAAAAACCACCCTTTTTGATATGATTACCGGGCGCGTATCGCCTGACAGCGGGCATATCGATATTGGTAAAACGGTGAAAATCGGATACTACGATCAGCAGAGTCGCGGTCTGGACGACTCCAAGCGGGTTATCGAGTATATACAGGAGCATGCCGAGCAGATCAAAATAAAGGATGGACTGGTTTTTTCCGCATCGAAAATGCTTGAGCGTTTTCTCTTTGCGCCTTCAACCCAGTACAGTTATATCAGCACCCTTTCGGGAGGTGAGCGCAGGCGACTCTATCTGCTCAAACAGCTTATCGATTCGCCCAATGTGCTTCTTCTTGACGAACCAACCAATGATCTCGATATCCCTACACTCAGAGTGCTTGAGGATTATCTCGATACCTATACGGGTTGTCTTATCGTTGTCAGCCATGATCGATATTTTCTTGATCGTACGGTCGAGTATATTTTTGCCTTTGAGGAGAATGGCCTTATTCGCCGTTATCCCGGTAACTACACCGTCTATCTTGATCTGAAAGCTTCCGAGGCGTCAAAAAACGAGAAAAAACCGTTAAAAAAAGAGCCGTCGGTTTCCGTGCCCCCGAAGAAAGACAATTCATCAAAACAGAGCAGGTCTGGCAGTAAGGAGAAGCGCGAACTGGAGATCCTTGAACGGTCTATTCAGGAAGCTGAAAGTCAGCAGTCAGAACTTGCCGCACGTCTTGCGGCAGCCGGCAGCGATTTTGCATTGGTGCAACAGCTTGGTTCGGAACTTAATCAGGTACAGGAGAAACTGGAAAAACAGATTTTGCGATGGACGGAACTTGCAGAAATGGCATAACATGCTCAAACCCCTATGCTGATAACGGCAGAAACTCTCCGGCATGAACTGGAGGCTATCGCAGATCCTGCGGTGGCGGCTGTTTCGAAAAGCTTTTTCAAGACGGGCCCTGGAGAGTATGGGGAGGGTGATCTTTTTCGTGGAATTCGTGTGCCGGTGCTCAGAAAAATCTCCCGACGTTCTGAAGCTCTTTGTCTTGACGGAATCGTTGAGCTGCTTCACTCTCCTTTTCATGAAGACAGGTTGCTTGCTCTTCTTGTGCTTGTCAGGCGCTTTTCTCATGCAAGCGAGAGTGCGCGCGAGGAGTTGTTTGATCTGTACCTGTCAAATACGCTCTTCATCAATAACTGGGATCTCGTTGATACCTCAGCCGAACATCTGGTAGGATGCTTCCTTTTCAACAGGGATAAAGCGCCTCTCTATCGGCTGGTGCTCTCCGAATGCATTTGGGAAAGGCGTATTGCCATAATAGCAACTTTTTATTTTATCAGGCATGGACGGTTTGGCGAAACCCTCGACCTTGCAGAACAACTTCTTTTTGATCCAGAAGAACTGATTCATAAAGCAGCCGGATGGATGCTCAGGGAGGTGGGCAAGCGTGACCAGCAGCTTGAGGAGGCTTTTCTGGTTAAGCATTACCGGTTGATGCCGAGAGTCATGCTCCGCTATGCCATTGAACGGTTTGCGGAGGAGAAACGGCAACTCTATCTTAAAGGGCTTGTGCCGGATCGGTTTCAGGGGTTCAGTAATACTGAACAGGATGAGTTGTTGCCGGGTTACCTGATTTGAAATTCAGGATGGCCGGTTTGCCACAGTCCGAAACTCAATACATCGGCAAGGGATTCAAACTCCATCTGTTTCGTGTTTCCCATGCCGTGTCCGGCCTTGAAATCGGTGAACAGAAGAACCGGTTTGTTTGAGGCTGTCGCAGCCTGAAGACGGGCGGCGAATTTCGCAGGCTGCCAGGCACTGACTCTTGGATCGTTGATTCCTGCTGTAACCAGTGCAGCCGGGTATCGGACTCCATCAATAATGGAAAGATAGGGATCCATGGCAATGAGCGCTTTGCATTCATCGGGCTTCTTGACCGTGCCGAACTCTGGTACGTTGACCGGACCATTCGGCGTTTCCTCACCCCGCAGGGGGTTCATCAGTCCAACCTGCGGAATCGCTGCGGCAAAAAGATCCGGACGTTCGGTCATGGCTTTTCCTACAAGAATGCCGCCGGCACTGGCGCCATTGATTGCGATATGTCGAGATGAAGAGTATTTCTCCTTGATCAGGTACTCGGCGGAACTTATGAGGTCTTTCCATGTGTTCGGCTTCGTGGTTTTCATTCCCGATGTATGCCATGCATCACCAAGCTCTCCGCCGCCTCTTGCGTGCACGATGGCAAGAATGCCGCCTTTATGAGTCCAGAGCAGTAGTGATGGGCTGAAAAAAGGTGTCAGAGCGTTGCCATAGGCCCCATAGCCGTAGAGCAGAACGGGATTGGTTCCTTTTTTATCAAGATCATTCCGGTACACAATCGACAGCGGGACCATAACCCCATCGTGTGAGGGTATCATGAGTTCTTCGACTTTCAGTCGCTCATATTCCGGGTACAAGGCGGGGGATGAGAGTGTTTCAAGGCTGAAGGTTCCTTCGTTTCGGCTATCATATCGGTAGCGTCGGTAGTCTTTGCTCCAGCCTGCGATGACCACCCAGAGGTCGGGGTAGCGGAATCCTTTGCTGCTTAACGCAATGGTTCCGGCAGCGGAAGGCAGGATGATCTCTTTTGATTCTGTTTTTCCGTACTCCTGATGATAGAGTTTTTCTTCGACGCCGTTTTTCGATTGTGTGTAGAAGATGCCCCTGCTGGTGAGCGTGAATCCGGTTAGCGTGGCTCCAGGAGTTTCCGGAACGATCAATTCGGCATGCTCAAGATCGGGATGCTCAAGGGATGTTTTCAATAACCGGAAACCAGATGCTTTTTTTGGCGATGAAAAGTAGATATCCTTCTCCGTGACAGCAAAATCGTGGACATCATCTTTCGGGATAAAGAGCTTTTTCCAGGCTGTTTTCTTTTTTCCAGGCTGATCGAGGGGCGCATAGTAAACTGTCAGGCGGCGGTCTACATTTGAGAGAAATGCAAACAGTTGCCCGCTCTCCTTCTCATAACTCACTTCGGGAATATCTTCCGGATTAAGAACAAGTTCAGGGTTTGTTGCGCTTGAAAAAATTTCAAGGTCTCTTGACGGGTCCGTTCCGGGTATATGGAGAAATGTTTTGCTGTTGTGCTGTGGATTTTCGCCAGGCTTTTCAAGAGCCCGCAGGCGATTGTAAAGAAATGCATCGCCAGTTTTGAGCCATGATGGCGATGCAAACCGGCACCTTGTGATTTTTTCCGGAAACAGCTTTTTTGTCGCAACATCCATAATCAGGAGAACCGCATCCTCTGAGCCGTTTTTTGAAATGGTAAATGCGACCTTTGATCCGTCAAATGAGGGAGAAATGGTACCTATAACCGTGTGGCTCTCTTTATCAGGTGATGAAGAGGGGTTGAACAGCAGGGTTTCTTTGCCATGGAACCCTTTTCTGTAGTAGAGCTGGCCTGTTTCGTCCGACGGCGTCTGTTTGAGATAAAAATAGACGTCGTTTTCGGTAATCGAGAGATTATAGACTTTCGAGACCTTTCTTTTGTCAAATTCCTGCATTTTGGAGATGAGACTATCTCTTCCGGGAATTCGTTGCAGGGTATTGCGGGCATAGTCGCTCTCCTGCTTGAGCCAGTTGATGACTTGCGGGTTTCTGATGTTCTCCATCGCGCGGAAAGGATCAGCTATTGTTTCGCCGCACCATGTTTCCACAACAGGTTTTTGAGCTTCCGGAAAGGATTTTCTTATAACAACAGGTTCAGGTTTTTCTACAGCGAAAGCCGCAGAAGTGAGGGCAAGAAAGCATAACAAAAAGAGCGCGGTACGTGGTATTGTCATGGTAATCAAGGCTGTTGCGGATTATCTGAAAAGAGCTTTCAGTGAGCGATGCCCATAAAAAAAGCCATGCTGTTTCTGCATGGCTTTTTTAGTGGTGGGGACAGGACTTGAACCTGCAACCTTCGGGTTATGAGCCCGACGAGCTACCAATTGCTCCACCCCACGATGTTGTTCCAACAATATAATAGAAAACCCGGCCCAAACAAGCTTTTATTGGATCTTTTTTCCGTTTATCTCTTTGCCGGAAGGTTCAACCAGGAATAGTTTTCCATCGGTTCCCTCGACGGCAAGGATCATTCCCTGGGAAATTTCATTCAGGATAGTGCGTTCGGCAAGATTGGCTACCAGAATCACATTTTTGCCGATCATCTCTTCCGGGCTGTAATGTTTTGCAATGCCGGCAAGAACCTGCCGAGTTTCAGAGCCAACCTTAAGCTGTAGCTTGAGGAGCTTGCCGGCTTTTTTGATTTTTTGGCAATCAAGAACCGTTGCGACTCTCAGGTCAACTTTTAAAAACTCGTCAAAACTGATCAGCGGGCTGAAATCCATAGCTTTCGCCTCGTTTTTTGCTTCCCGCTCCTCAGTCAGCGCAAGCAGATCCTCTATTTTTTTAAGTTCCGGGGCAAGTTCCGCATCCTCGATTTTGGTAAAAAGAATTTCAGAATGTTTTCTGAGTTGATGGCCTTTTTCAAGTTGCGGAGTTAGAATCTGCGCAATACATGATTTTCCCGAATCAAGCTGATCATCGATGCTTTTTTCTACGCCGAGCATGGCAAGGATACGGTTTGCTGTTTCAGGAATGACCGGATAAAGCACGAGGGCAAGAGCGTAACAGAGATTTAAAGAGATCGCCATGGTTTTTGCGGCACCCTCTCTGTCGCTTTTTATCACTTTCCATGGTTCGGATTCAGTAAGGAAGCGGTTCGCTGTTCTTGCAATATCCATTCCAAGAGAGGTCGCTTCCCTGAAATGAAATGCTTCGAATGCCTGATCGAGCTTTTCAAGGGTTTCTTTCCAGTCAATACCCGGAATTTTCCACTCTTCCGGTGTGCATTCGCAGGGAACCTTGCCGTCAAACCGGGAATTGGTGAAATCAATCGAACGTTTGATGAAGTTGCCCAGCGTATCGGCAAGTTCGCCGTTGGTTCTATTCTGAAAGTCCAGCCAACTGAAGTCGCTGTCCTTGTTTTCAGGATAGTTCATCGCAATACAGTATCGAAGGGTATCAGCAGGAAATTTTTCAAGAAAATCACCAAGATAAACCGCATAATTCCTTGATTTTGAAAATTTTCTCCCTTCAAAATTCATGAATTCAGATGCAGGAACATTGTCGGCAAGATTGTAGAGATCGGTTTTTCGGCCTTTATTCCATGCCATAAGGATGGCCGGGAACATCAGCGTATGAAAAACGACATTATCTTTTCCTATAAAATTGATCATGCGACATTCCGGATCCTGCCAGTACTCCCGCCAGAGTTCAGGCTGCCCCGATTGCGCAGCCCACTCTTTTGTAAAGGAGATATAGCCGAGAACGGCGTCAAACCAGACGTAAAGCACTTTTCCCGAGGCTTCAGGGGTTTCGAGAGGGAGTTTGATACCCCAGGAGAGATCCCGTGTGATGGCGCGGTCATTCAAGCCCTGCTTCAGCCAGGTTCTTGTATAGTTTATGACATTTGGTCGCCACTCCTTATCATGGCTTTGCACA
This region includes:
- the metG gene encoding methionine--tRNA ligase, which encodes MLHVKRTLVTTALPYANGPVHLGHLAGVYLPADLYVRYKRLKGDNIIHIGGSDEHGVPITLTAEKEGISPRDVVDRYHGMNLDAFTKCGISFNYYGRTTSAVHHATAREFFSEIENKGMFTRKTEKQFFDKKANRFLSDRYITGTCPICSNPDANGDQCEQCGTHLSPLELINPKSKLSDATPELRETLHWYFPLGRFQSELESYVQSHDKEWRPNVINYTRTWLKQGLNDRAITRDLSWGIKLPLETPEASGKVLYVWFDAVLGYISFTKEWAAQSGQPELWREYWQDPECRMINFIGKDNVVFHTLMFPAILMAWNKGRKTDLYNLADNVPASEFMNFEGRKFSKSRNYAVYLGDFLEKFPADTLRYCIAMNYPENKDSDFSWLDFQNRTNGELADTLGNFIKRSIDFTNSRFDGKVPCECTPEEWKIPGIDWKETLEKLDQAFEAFHFREATSLGMDIARTANRFLTESEPWKVIKSDREGAAKTMAISLNLCYALALVLYPVIPETANRILAMLGVEKSIDDQLDSGKSCIAQILTPQLEKGHQLRKHSEILFTKIEDAELAPELKKIEDLLALTEEREAKNEAKAMDFSPLISFDEFLKVDLRVATVLDCQKIKKAGKLLKLQLKVGSETRQVLAGIAKHYSPEEMIGKNVILVANLAERTILNEISQGMILAVEGTDGKLFLVEPSGKEINGKKIQ
- a CDS encoding ABC-F family ATP-binding cassette domain-containing protein, coding for MVLLTVEGLQKKYGLKHLFEDVSFGIDDRDKIGLIGANGSGKSTLLKILAGVETPDKGKVMVANQKRIAYLPQDSPYNPEDTVLEAILKSSDKVMDLIYQYELVCKELETNHDDPLIERMSQLSHELDVTGAWELESNASTVLGKLGLYDLDAVMGTLSGGQRKRVALAHALVVPSDGLILDEPTNHLDADSVEWLEQYIRRYQGAVLLITHDRYFLDRVATRMIELDGRTAVTYTGGYSSYLQQKAEQEEQAIRDDRKRQALVRQELDWMRGGCKARTTKQKARMLRAESLVYAPKKEKTKELEIGFGAGRLGDKIIEFHEVSKSYDEKLLLRSFEYQLQKGDRIGIIGPNGSGKTTLFDMITGRVSPDSGHIDIGKTVKIGYYDQQSRGLDDSKRVIEYIQEHAEQIKIKDGLVFSASKMLERFLFAPSTQYSYISTLSGGERRRLYLLKQLIDSPNVLLLDEPTNDLDIPTLRVLEDYLDTYTGCLIVVSHDRYFLDRTVEYIFAFEENGLIRRYPGNYTVYLDLKASEASKNEKKPLKKEPSVSVPPKKDNSSKQSRSGSKEKRELEILERSIQEAESQQSELAARLAAAGSDFALVQQLGSELNQVQEKLEKQILRWTELAEMA
- a CDS encoding prolyl oligopeptidase family serine peptidase, encoding MTIPRTALFLLCFLALTSAAFAVEKPEPVVIRKSFPEAQKPVVETWCGETIADPFRAMENIRNPQVINWLKQESDYARNTLQRIPGRDSLISKMQEFDKRKVSKVYNLSITENDVYFYLKQTPSDETGQLYYRKGFHGKETLLFNPSSSPDKESHTVIGTISPSFDGSKVAFTISKNGSEDAVLLIMDVATKKLFPEKITRCRFASPSWLKTGDAFLYNRLRALEKPGENPQHNSKTFLHIPGTDPSRDLEIFSSATNPELVLNPEDIPEVSYEKESGQLFAFLSNVDRRLTVYYAPLDQPGKKKTAWKKLFIPKDDVHDFAVTEKDIYFSSPKKASGFRLLKTSLEHPDLEHAELIVPETPGATLTGFTLTSRGIFYTQSKNGVEEKLYHQEYGKTESKEIILPSAAGTIALSSKGFRYPDLWVVIAGWSKDYRRYRYDSRNEGTFSLETLSSPALYPEYERLKVEELMIPSHDGVMVPLSIVYRNDLDKKGTNPVLLYGYGAYGNALTPFFSPSLLLWTHKGGILAIVHARGGGELGDAWHTSGMKTTKPNTWKDLISSAEYLIKEKYSSSRHIAINGASAGGILVGKAMTERPDLFAAAIPQVGLMNPLRGEETPNGPVNVPEFGTVKKPDECKALIAMDPYLSIIDGVRYPAALVTAGINDPRVSAWQPAKFAARLQAATASNKPVLLFTDFKAGHGMGNTKQMEFESLADVLSFGLWQTGHPEFQIR
- a CDS encoding DNA alkylation repair protein, yielding MLITAETLRHELEAIADPAVAAVSKSFFKTGPGEYGEGDLFRGIRVPVLRKISRRSEALCLDGIVELLHSPFHEDRLLALLVLVRRFSHASESAREELFDLYLSNTLFINNWDLVDTSAEHLVGCFLFNRDKAPLYRLVLSECIWERRIAIIATFYFIRHGRFGETLDLAEQLLFDPEELIHKAAGWMLREVGKRDQQLEEAFLVKHYRLMPRVMLRYAIERFAEEKRQLYLKGLVPDRFQGFSNTEQDELLPGYLI